A genomic segment from Drosophila willistoni isolate 14030-0811.24 chromosome 2L unlocalized genomic scaffold, UCI_dwil_1.1 Seg72.1, whole genome shotgun sequence encodes:
- the LOC6637939 gene encoding guanine nucleotide exchange factor DBS isoform X9, producing the protein MGNIQSLDGADNDVENALAESQAIVVSASQNQQQQQQQQLQRQQPLANNQTQSHHMIDSQISVSSGASIQTAFFQSLTNSPAHQIGLQHTTSTISSNSTNSVNSQGVAYAADALNGQRSINSLLEHISPAQAAAVMSGEGVLNIADVADLLHPQHAIITGGRSQEGCPLIIFPDNNNFNSLDEADYQKLILYLSSVPSLQDADLGFHLIIDRRKDRWTSVKTVLQRISIYFPGIIHVVYVLRPSGLFQKAISEVSTKFSKDEYRFRLVVCSALSDLHDFVDVSQLTPDMGGSLIYSHHEWIQQRISLEKFSSLTHQVSAELDIFIQAIHDTEFPNSVEATRKLLEDQGVDYARLKEEILAAAKHGETLLDNIKSIEELKEFSERTGNVSAIERLLVQLEETERRFDEFWRTHRNRLEQCLLLRMFEQDFRELQNVFDGHLKTIGEMTEIGESVERVATLLKETEEFKITAKVDTERAEEIIQAGQQLIGSRGVYPWEVVQPKCDELQRVCDIIALRVDKRLDILAKNSELMERVEKANQWCANGVELLASQRIEKCSVSADLAEQSLQEIQAFIASASDFKLSSPSEFKKIFLESTTPETKALVSQVLQRIDDVSLMCDKRIASLKKLALKPPRPVQQVTPEPAVPLQPPGGAPHLLRRKLNKTDGIHELRPRSIDGVADSGVSMNGDAGSSPDSGDHMQTQQDAEARRLKRGHVLTELLETERIYVNEMSSILKGYCDQMQSEELMHMVPASLQGKEDVLFGNLHELYTFHNDVFLKDLENCISTTELVALCFVQRRDTFYRLYSFYCQNIPRSERLRETLVDTHLFLQECQKRLGHKLPLAAYLLKPVQRITKYQLLLKDLLRFSDSGSCTKELQKALDCMLIVLKCVNDSMHQVAITGFPTDLAQQGELLLQDSFQVWTESKKDIRLRIKPQQRHIFLYQKSMLFCKQTSKPGHNKSTYQFKHHVKMSQIGLTESVRGDTKRFEVWLQGRQEVHTLQAATVDMKNKWVAEIKRVLLNQLEELKGEKIKQYGLNNRGLSLRQTTSWDTPNIILGTPSRTISCDASSESSNRNSNCSSEDNVVAGAACSNFVSGPTDKDQQEVCGWSSDYSNSEDEISLIEDNSTPGSKFIALADYTAMGHSEVSMREGETIELLKVGCAGWWYVRVLDTKAEGWTPGVYLESINRKSSRSSSCNQERINLK; encoded by the exons ATGGGCAATATACAAAGTTTGGATGGCG CAGACAATGATGTCGAGAATGCGCTGGCCGAGTCACAAGCCATTGTGGTAAGCGCTTCTCaaaaccagcaacaacaacaacaacagcagctgcaacGTCAACAGCCATTGGCAAACAATCAGACTCAGAGTCATCATATGATCGACTCGCAGATTTCCGTCAGCAGCGGTGCATCAATACAGACAGCATTCTTCCAATCTCTTACCAATTCGCCGGCGCATCAAATTGGCCTACAACATACAACGTCAACGATCAGCAGCAACTCAACCAATTCGGTTAACTCGCAGGGAGTCGCCTATGCCGCCGATGCATTGAACGGACAGCGATCCATCAACTCGCTGCTGGAGCACATCAGTCCCGCTCAAGCTGCTGCCGTAATGAGCGGCGAGGGTGTTCTTAATATAGCCGATGTGGCCGATTTATTGCATCCACAGCACGCCATCATCACTGGTGGACGGTCACAAGAAGGCTGCCCGCTTATCATATTTCCggataataataattttaattcacTAGACGAAGCAGAttaccaaaaattaattttgtacCTCAGTTCGGTGCCGTC CCTACAAGATGCCGACCTTGGATTTCATTTAATAATTGACAGACGCAAGGACCGATGGACCTCGGTGAAGACAGTTTTACAACGAATATCG ATATATTTTCCCGGCATTATACATGTAGTGTATGTGTTACGTCCATCTGGTCTCTTCCAGAAAGCTATATCCGAAGTTAGTACTAAGTTTTCCAAAGATGAATATCGCTTCCGACTCGTAGTTTGTTCCGCCTTATCTGATCTTCATGATTTTGTCGATGTCAGCCAATTAACGCCAGATATGGGAGGATCTTTAATCTATTCGCATCATGAGTGGATACAACAGAGAATC TCACTTGAAAAGTTCTCCAGTCTAACGCATCAAGTATCAGCTGAATTGGATATATTTATACAAGCAATACACGATACGGAATTCCCAAATTCCGTTGAAGCCACAAGAAAGCTATTGGAGGATCAAGGCGTCGATTATGCGCGCCTGAAG GAGGAAATCCTGGCTGCAGCCAAACATGGTGAAACCCTTTTGGACAACATCAAATCAATTGAAGAACTGAAAGAGTTCTCCGAGCGGACTGGTAATGTCAGTGCCATTGAGAG ACTGCTCGTACAACTGGAGGAGACCGAACGTCGATTCGATGAGTTTTGGCGCACACATCGCAACCGCTTGGAGCAGTGTTTACTGCTGCGAATGTTCGAACAGGATTTCCGCGAGCTACAG AATGTCTTCGATGGGCACTTGAAGACGATTGGCGAAATGACTGAAATCGGGGAGAGTGTGGAACGAGTTGCGACCCTACTTAAAGAAACCGAAGAGTTTAAAATTACGGCCAAAGTGGACACAGAACGAGCTGAAGAAATAATTCAGGCAGGACAACAATTAATCGGCTCTCGAGGTGTTTACCCCTGGGAGGTTGTTCAACCCAAATGTGACGAACTGCAGCGAGTTTGCGATATAATCGCATTGCGAGTTGATAAAAGACTGGATATTCTGGCCAAAAATAGTGAACTTATGGAGAGAGTTGAAAAg GCTAATCAATGGTGTGCAAACGGAGTCGAGTTACTGGCATCGCAGCGCATCGAAAAGTGCTCAGTGTCGGCAGATTTGGCGGAGCAGAGTCTACAGGAGATACAGGCGTTTATTGCCTCTGCTTCCGACTTTAAATTGTCTAGTCCGAGTGAATTTAAGAAGATTTTCCTTGAAAGCACAACACCTGAGACTAAAGCTCTTGTTTCACAG GTACTCCAACGCATTGACGATGTCTCCCTGATGTGTGACAAACGCAttgcaagtttaaaaaaactggCATTGAAACCGCCTCGTCCTGTTCAAcag GTTACACCTGAGCCAGCTGTACCCCTGCAACCACCTGGCGGGGCACCGCATCTATTGCGACGCAAACTCAATAAG ACTGATGGCATACACGAATTGCGGCCTAGAAGTATAGACGGAGTCGCTGATTCGGGGGTTTCGATGAACGGAGATGCTGGCTCAAGTCCAGATAGCGGCGATCATATGCAAACGCAACAG GACGCTGAAGCGAGACGGCTGAAacgtggtcatgttttgacaGAGCTTTTGGAGACAGAACGCATCTATGTGAACGAAATGAGTTCAATTCTAAAG gGCTACTGCGATCAAATGCAATCAGAGGAACTCATGCACATGGTACCAGCTAGTTTGCAGGGAAAAGAAGATGTGCTTTTTGGCAATTTACATGAGCTCTACACCTTTCACAACGATGTCTTTCTCAAGGATCTGGAAAACTGTATATCGACAACCGAACTGGTGGCACTTTGTTTTGTGCAACGT CGCGATACCTTCTATAGGTTATATTCGTTTTACTGTCAGAATATTCCGAGATCGGAACGCTTGCGGGAAACTCTAGTGGACACGCATCTTTTCCTTCAAGAGTGTCAGAAACGTTTAGGCCATAAACTTCCTTTGGCTGCATATCTGCTCAAGCCAGTGCAGCGAATAACCAAGTATCAATTGTTGCTCAAGGATCTACTGCGCTTCAGTGATAGTGGCAGTTGCACCAAAGAGCTACAAAAGGCCCTCGATTGTATGTTAATTGTGCTCAAGTGTGTAAATGATTCCATGCATCAAGTGGCCATAACTGGCTTTCCA ACCGATTTGGCACAGCAGGGAGAACTTTTGCTGCAAGACTCATTTCAGGTGTGGACAGAGTCGAAAAAGGATATACGCCTGAGAATTAAGCCACAGCAACGTCACATATTTCTGTATCAGAAGTCCATGTTGTTCTGCAAACAAACCTCCAAGCCGGGTCACAACAAAAGCACCTATCAATTCAAGCACCATGTTAAG ATGTCCCAAATCGGCTTAACCGAATCTGTGCGCGGCGACACCAAACGATTTGAAGTCTGGCTGCAAGGCCGTCAGGAAGTGCACACTCTACAAGCTGCCACGGTGGACATGAAAAACAAATGGGTAGCTGAGATTAAGCGTGTCTTGCTCAACCAATTGGAGGAGTTAAAGGGCGAGAAAATAAAGCAATATGGCCTGAATAATCGGGGACTAAGCCTACGACAGACAACATCATGGGACACACCCAACATTATTCTAGGCACACCAAGTCGAACGATTAGCTGTGATGCTTCATCCGAGTCCTCCAATCGCAATTCAAATTGCAGCAGCGAAGATAATGTGGTCGCAGGAGCTGCCTGTTCCAATTTTGTTAGTGGCCCAACTGACAAGGATCAGCAAGAAGTGTGTGGCTGGAGCTCAGACTATTCGAATAGCGAAGATGAGATATCATTGATTGAGGACAATAGCACCCCG
- the LOC6637939 gene encoding guanine nucleotide exchange factor DBS isoform X5, with translation MQQSRTAGHSTLPGSNKHCRYIYNDVENALAESQAIVVSASQNQQQQQQQQLQRQQPLANNQTQSHHMIDSQISVSSGASIQTAFFQSLTNSPAHQIGLQHTTSTISSNSTNSVNSQGVAYAADALNGQRSINSLLEHISPAQAAAVMSGEGVLNIADVADLLHPQHAIITGGRSQEGCPLIIFPDNNNFNSLDEADYQKLILYLSSVPSLQDADLGFHLIIDRRKDRWTSVKTVLQRISIYFPGIIHVVYVLRPSGLFQKAISEVSTKFSKDEYRFRLVVCSALSDLHDFVDVSQLTPDMGGSLIYSHHEWIQQRISLEKFSSLTHQVSAELDIFIQAIHDTEFPNSVEATRKLLEDQGVDYARLKEEILAAAKHGETLLDNIKSIEELKEFSERTGNVSAIERLLVQLEETERRFDEFWRTHRNRLEQCLLLRMFEQDFRELQNVFDGHLKTIGEMTEIGESVERVATLLKETEEFKITAKVDTERAEEIIQAGQQLIGSRGVYPWEVVQPKCDELQRVCDIIALRVDKRLDILAKNSELMERVEKANQWCANGVELLASQRIEKCSVSADLAEQSLQEIQAFIASASDFKLSSPSEFKKIFLESTTPETKALVSQVLQRIDDVSLMCDKRIASLKKLALKPPRPVQQVTPEPAVPLQPPGGAPHLLRRKLNKTDGIHELRPRSIDGVADSGVSMNGDAGSSPDSGDHMQTQQDAEARRLKRGHVLTELLETERIYVNEMSSILKGYCDQMQSEELMHMVPASLQGKEDVLFGNLHELYTFHNDVFLKDLENCISTTELVALCFVQRRDTFYRLYSFYCQNIPRSERLRETLVDTHLFLQECQKRLGHKLPLAAYLLKPVQRITKYQLLLKDLLRFSDSGSCTKELQKALDCMLIVLKCVNDSMHQVAITGFPTDLAQQGELLLQDSFQVWTESKKDIRLRIKPQQRHIFLYQKSMLFCKQTSKPGHNKSTYQFKHHVKMSQIGLTESVRGDTKRFEVWLQGRQEVHTLQAATVDMKNKWVAEIKRVLLNQLEELKGEKIKQYGLNNRGLSLRQTTSWDTPNIILGTPSRTISCDASSESSNRNSNCSSEDNVVAGAACSNFVSGPTDKDQQEVCGWSSDYSNSEDEISLIEDNSTPGSKFIALADYTAMGHSEVSMREGETIELLKVGCAGWWYVRVLDTKAEGWTPGVYLESINRKSSRSSSCNQERINLK, from the exons ATGCAACAAAGTCGGACAGCTGGGCACAGTACTCTTCCTGGAAGCAACAAACATTGCAGATACATCT ACAATGATGTCGAGAATGCGCTGGCCGAGTCACAAGCCATTGTGGTAAGCGCTTCTCaaaaccagcaacaacaacaacaacagcagctgcaacGTCAACAGCCATTGGCAAACAATCAGACTCAGAGTCATCATATGATCGACTCGCAGATTTCCGTCAGCAGCGGTGCATCAATACAGACAGCATTCTTCCAATCTCTTACCAATTCGCCGGCGCATCAAATTGGCCTACAACATACAACGTCAACGATCAGCAGCAACTCAACCAATTCGGTTAACTCGCAGGGAGTCGCCTATGCCGCCGATGCATTGAACGGACAGCGATCCATCAACTCGCTGCTGGAGCACATCAGTCCCGCTCAAGCTGCTGCCGTAATGAGCGGCGAGGGTGTTCTTAATATAGCCGATGTGGCCGATTTATTGCATCCACAGCACGCCATCATCACTGGTGGACGGTCACAAGAAGGCTGCCCGCTTATCATATTTCCggataataataattttaattcacTAGACGAAGCAGAttaccaaaaattaattttgtacCTCAGTTCGGTGCCGTC CCTACAAGATGCCGACCTTGGATTTCATTTAATAATTGACAGACGCAAGGACCGATGGACCTCGGTGAAGACAGTTTTACAACGAATATCG ATATATTTTCCCGGCATTATACATGTAGTGTATGTGTTACGTCCATCTGGTCTCTTCCAGAAAGCTATATCCGAAGTTAGTACTAAGTTTTCCAAAGATGAATATCGCTTCCGACTCGTAGTTTGTTCCGCCTTATCTGATCTTCATGATTTTGTCGATGTCAGCCAATTAACGCCAGATATGGGAGGATCTTTAATCTATTCGCATCATGAGTGGATACAACAGAGAATC TCACTTGAAAAGTTCTCCAGTCTAACGCATCAAGTATCAGCTGAATTGGATATATTTATACAAGCAATACACGATACGGAATTCCCAAATTCCGTTGAAGCCACAAGAAAGCTATTGGAGGATCAAGGCGTCGATTATGCGCGCCTGAAG GAGGAAATCCTGGCTGCAGCCAAACATGGTGAAACCCTTTTGGACAACATCAAATCAATTGAAGAACTGAAAGAGTTCTCCGAGCGGACTGGTAATGTCAGTGCCATTGAGAG ACTGCTCGTACAACTGGAGGAGACCGAACGTCGATTCGATGAGTTTTGGCGCACACATCGCAACCGCTTGGAGCAGTGTTTACTGCTGCGAATGTTCGAACAGGATTTCCGCGAGCTACAG AATGTCTTCGATGGGCACTTGAAGACGATTGGCGAAATGACTGAAATCGGGGAGAGTGTGGAACGAGTTGCGACCCTACTTAAAGAAACCGAAGAGTTTAAAATTACGGCCAAAGTGGACACAGAACGAGCTGAAGAAATAATTCAGGCAGGACAACAATTAATCGGCTCTCGAGGTGTTTACCCCTGGGAGGTTGTTCAACCCAAATGTGACGAACTGCAGCGAGTTTGCGATATAATCGCATTGCGAGTTGATAAAAGACTGGATATTCTGGCCAAAAATAGTGAACTTATGGAGAGAGTTGAAAAg GCTAATCAATGGTGTGCAAACGGAGTCGAGTTACTGGCATCGCAGCGCATCGAAAAGTGCTCAGTGTCGGCAGATTTGGCGGAGCAGAGTCTACAGGAGATACAGGCGTTTATTGCCTCTGCTTCCGACTTTAAATTGTCTAGTCCGAGTGAATTTAAGAAGATTTTCCTTGAAAGCACAACACCTGAGACTAAAGCTCTTGTTTCACAG GTACTCCAACGCATTGACGATGTCTCCCTGATGTGTGACAAACGCAttgcaagtttaaaaaaactggCATTGAAACCGCCTCGTCCTGTTCAAcag GTTACACCTGAGCCAGCTGTACCCCTGCAACCACCTGGCGGGGCACCGCATCTATTGCGACGCAAACTCAATAAG ACTGATGGCATACACGAATTGCGGCCTAGAAGTATAGACGGAGTCGCTGATTCGGGGGTTTCGATGAACGGAGATGCTGGCTCAAGTCCAGATAGCGGCGATCATATGCAAACGCAACAG GACGCTGAAGCGAGACGGCTGAAacgtggtcatgttttgacaGAGCTTTTGGAGACAGAACGCATCTATGTGAACGAAATGAGTTCAATTCTAAAG gGCTACTGCGATCAAATGCAATCAGAGGAACTCATGCACATGGTACCAGCTAGTTTGCAGGGAAAAGAAGATGTGCTTTTTGGCAATTTACATGAGCTCTACACCTTTCACAACGATGTCTTTCTCAAGGATCTGGAAAACTGTATATCGACAACCGAACTGGTGGCACTTTGTTTTGTGCAACGT CGCGATACCTTCTATAGGTTATATTCGTTTTACTGTCAGAATATTCCGAGATCGGAACGCTTGCGGGAAACTCTAGTGGACACGCATCTTTTCCTTCAAGAGTGTCAGAAACGTTTAGGCCATAAACTTCCTTTGGCTGCATATCTGCTCAAGCCAGTGCAGCGAATAACCAAGTATCAATTGTTGCTCAAGGATCTACTGCGCTTCAGTGATAGTGGCAGTTGCACCAAAGAGCTACAAAAGGCCCTCGATTGTATGTTAATTGTGCTCAAGTGTGTAAATGATTCCATGCATCAAGTGGCCATAACTGGCTTTCCA ACCGATTTGGCACAGCAGGGAGAACTTTTGCTGCAAGACTCATTTCAGGTGTGGACAGAGTCGAAAAAGGATATACGCCTGAGAATTAAGCCACAGCAACGTCACATATTTCTGTATCAGAAGTCCATGTTGTTCTGCAAACAAACCTCCAAGCCGGGTCACAACAAAAGCACCTATCAATTCAAGCACCATGTTAAG ATGTCCCAAATCGGCTTAACCGAATCTGTGCGCGGCGACACCAAACGATTTGAAGTCTGGCTGCAAGGCCGTCAGGAAGTGCACACTCTACAAGCTGCCACGGTGGACATGAAAAACAAATGGGTAGCTGAGATTAAGCGTGTCTTGCTCAACCAATTGGAGGAGTTAAAGGGCGAGAAAATAAAGCAATATGGCCTGAATAATCGGGGACTAAGCCTACGACAGACAACATCATGGGACACACCCAACATTATTCTAGGCACACCAAGTCGAACGATTAGCTGTGATGCTTCATCCGAGTCCTCCAATCGCAATTCAAATTGCAGCAGCGAAGATAATGTGGTCGCAGGAGCTGCCTGTTCCAATTTTGTTAGTGGCCCAACTGACAAGGATCAGCAAGAAGTGTGTGGCTGGAGCTCAGACTATTCGAATAGCGAAGATGAGATATCATTGATTGAGGACAATAGCACCCCG
- the LOC6637939 gene encoding guanine nucleotide exchange factor DBS isoform X10 has product MGNIQSLDGDNDVENALAESQAIVVSASQNQQQQQQQQLQRQQPLANNQTQSHHMIDSQISVSSGASIQTAFFQSLTNSPAHQIGLQHTTSTISSNSTNSVNSQGVAYAADALNGQRSINSLLEHISPAQAAAVMSGEGVLNIADVADLLHPQHAIITGGRSQEGCPLIIFPDNNNFNSLDEADYQKLILYLSSVPSLQDADLGFHLIIDRRKDRWTSVKTVLQRISIYFPGIIHVVYVLRPSGLFQKAISEVSTKFSKDEYRFRLVVCSALSDLHDFVDVSQLTPDMGGSLIYSHHEWIQQRISLEKFSSLTHQVSAELDIFIQAIHDTEFPNSVEATRKLLEDQGVDYARLKEEILAAAKHGETLLDNIKSIEELKEFSERTGNVSAIERLLVQLEETERRFDEFWRTHRNRLEQCLLLRMFEQDFRELQNVFDGHLKTIGEMTEIGESVERVATLLKETEEFKITAKVDTERAEEIIQAGQQLIGSRGVYPWEVVQPKCDELQRVCDIIALRVDKRLDILAKNSELMERVEKANQWCANGVELLASQRIEKCSVSADLAEQSLQEIQAFIASASDFKLSSPSEFKKIFLESTTPETKALVSQVLQRIDDVSLMCDKRIASLKKLALKPPRPVQQVTPEPAVPLQPPGGAPHLLRRKLNKTDGIHELRPRSIDGVADSGVSMNGDAGSSPDSGDHMQTQQDAEARRLKRGHVLTELLETERIYVNEMSSILKGYCDQMQSEELMHMVPASLQGKEDVLFGNLHELYTFHNDVFLKDLENCISTTELVALCFVQRRDTFYRLYSFYCQNIPRSERLRETLVDTHLFLQECQKRLGHKLPLAAYLLKPVQRITKYQLLLKDLLRFSDSGSCTKELQKALDCMLIVLKCVNDSMHQVAITGFPTDLAQQGELLLQDSFQVWTESKKDIRLRIKPQQRHIFLYQKSMLFCKQTSKPGHNKSTYQFKHHVKMSQIGLTESVRGDTKRFEVWLQGRQEVHTLQAATVDMKNKWVAEIKRVLLNQLEELKGEKIKQYGLNNRGLSLRQTTSWDTPNIILGTPSRTISCDASSESSNRNSNCSSEDNVVAGAACSNFVSGPTDKDQQEVCGWSSDYSNSEDEISLIEDNSTPGSKFIALADYTAMGHSEVSMREGETIELLKVGCAGWWYVRVLDTKAEGWTPGVYLESINRKSSRSSSCNQERINLK; this is encoded by the exons ATGGGCAATATACAAAGTTTGGATGGCG ACAATGATGTCGAGAATGCGCTGGCCGAGTCACAAGCCATTGTGGTAAGCGCTTCTCaaaaccagcaacaacaacaacaacagcagctgcaacGTCAACAGCCATTGGCAAACAATCAGACTCAGAGTCATCATATGATCGACTCGCAGATTTCCGTCAGCAGCGGTGCATCAATACAGACAGCATTCTTCCAATCTCTTACCAATTCGCCGGCGCATCAAATTGGCCTACAACATACAACGTCAACGATCAGCAGCAACTCAACCAATTCGGTTAACTCGCAGGGAGTCGCCTATGCCGCCGATGCATTGAACGGACAGCGATCCATCAACTCGCTGCTGGAGCACATCAGTCCCGCTCAAGCTGCTGCCGTAATGAGCGGCGAGGGTGTTCTTAATATAGCCGATGTGGCCGATTTATTGCATCCACAGCACGCCATCATCACTGGTGGACGGTCACAAGAAGGCTGCCCGCTTATCATATTTCCggataataataattttaattcacTAGACGAAGCAGAttaccaaaaattaattttgtacCTCAGTTCGGTGCCGTC CCTACAAGATGCCGACCTTGGATTTCATTTAATAATTGACAGACGCAAGGACCGATGGACCTCGGTGAAGACAGTTTTACAACGAATATCG ATATATTTTCCCGGCATTATACATGTAGTGTATGTGTTACGTCCATCTGGTCTCTTCCAGAAAGCTATATCCGAAGTTAGTACTAAGTTTTCCAAAGATGAATATCGCTTCCGACTCGTAGTTTGTTCCGCCTTATCTGATCTTCATGATTTTGTCGATGTCAGCCAATTAACGCCAGATATGGGAGGATCTTTAATCTATTCGCATCATGAGTGGATACAACAGAGAATC TCACTTGAAAAGTTCTCCAGTCTAACGCATCAAGTATCAGCTGAATTGGATATATTTATACAAGCAATACACGATACGGAATTCCCAAATTCCGTTGAAGCCACAAGAAAGCTATTGGAGGATCAAGGCGTCGATTATGCGCGCCTGAAG GAGGAAATCCTGGCTGCAGCCAAACATGGTGAAACCCTTTTGGACAACATCAAATCAATTGAAGAACTGAAAGAGTTCTCCGAGCGGACTGGTAATGTCAGTGCCATTGAGAG ACTGCTCGTACAACTGGAGGAGACCGAACGTCGATTCGATGAGTTTTGGCGCACACATCGCAACCGCTTGGAGCAGTGTTTACTGCTGCGAATGTTCGAACAGGATTTCCGCGAGCTACAG AATGTCTTCGATGGGCACTTGAAGACGATTGGCGAAATGACTGAAATCGGGGAGAGTGTGGAACGAGTTGCGACCCTACTTAAAGAAACCGAAGAGTTTAAAATTACGGCCAAAGTGGACACAGAACGAGCTGAAGAAATAATTCAGGCAGGACAACAATTAATCGGCTCTCGAGGTGTTTACCCCTGGGAGGTTGTTCAACCCAAATGTGACGAACTGCAGCGAGTTTGCGATATAATCGCATTGCGAGTTGATAAAAGACTGGATATTCTGGCCAAAAATAGTGAACTTATGGAGAGAGTTGAAAAg GCTAATCAATGGTGTGCAAACGGAGTCGAGTTACTGGCATCGCAGCGCATCGAAAAGTGCTCAGTGTCGGCAGATTTGGCGGAGCAGAGTCTACAGGAGATACAGGCGTTTATTGCCTCTGCTTCCGACTTTAAATTGTCTAGTCCGAGTGAATTTAAGAAGATTTTCCTTGAAAGCACAACACCTGAGACTAAAGCTCTTGTTTCACAG GTACTCCAACGCATTGACGATGTCTCCCTGATGTGTGACAAACGCAttgcaagtttaaaaaaactggCATTGAAACCGCCTCGTCCTGTTCAAcag GTTACACCTGAGCCAGCTGTACCCCTGCAACCACCTGGCGGGGCACCGCATCTATTGCGACGCAAACTCAATAAG ACTGATGGCATACACGAATTGCGGCCTAGAAGTATAGACGGAGTCGCTGATTCGGGGGTTTCGATGAACGGAGATGCTGGCTCAAGTCCAGATAGCGGCGATCATATGCAAACGCAACAG GACGCTGAAGCGAGACGGCTGAAacgtggtcatgttttgacaGAGCTTTTGGAGACAGAACGCATCTATGTGAACGAAATGAGTTCAATTCTAAAG gGCTACTGCGATCAAATGCAATCAGAGGAACTCATGCACATGGTACCAGCTAGTTTGCAGGGAAAAGAAGATGTGCTTTTTGGCAATTTACATGAGCTCTACACCTTTCACAACGATGTCTTTCTCAAGGATCTGGAAAACTGTATATCGACAACCGAACTGGTGGCACTTTGTTTTGTGCAACGT CGCGATACCTTCTATAGGTTATATTCGTTTTACTGTCAGAATATTCCGAGATCGGAACGCTTGCGGGAAACTCTAGTGGACACGCATCTTTTCCTTCAAGAGTGTCAGAAACGTTTAGGCCATAAACTTCCTTTGGCTGCATATCTGCTCAAGCCAGTGCAGCGAATAACCAAGTATCAATTGTTGCTCAAGGATCTACTGCGCTTCAGTGATAGTGGCAGTTGCACCAAAGAGCTACAAAAGGCCCTCGATTGTATGTTAATTGTGCTCAAGTGTGTAAATGATTCCATGCATCAAGTGGCCATAACTGGCTTTCCA ACCGATTTGGCACAGCAGGGAGAACTTTTGCTGCAAGACTCATTTCAGGTGTGGACAGAGTCGAAAAAGGATATACGCCTGAGAATTAAGCCACAGCAACGTCACATATTTCTGTATCAGAAGTCCATGTTGTTCTGCAAACAAACCTCCAAGCCGGGTCACAACAAAAGCACCTATCAATTCAAGCACCATGTTAAG ATGTCCCAAATCGGCTTAACCGAATCTGTGCGCGGCGACACCAAACGATTTGAAGTCTGGCTGCAAGGCCGTCAGGAAGTGCACACTCTACAAGCTGCCACGGTGGACATGAAAAACAAATGGGTAGCTGAGATTAAGCGTGTCTTGCTCAACCAATTGGAGGAGTTAAAGGGCGAGAAAATAAAGCAATATGGCCTGAATAATCGGGGACTAAGCCTACGACAGACAACATCATGGGACACACCCAACATTATTCTAGGCACACCAAGTCGAACGATTAGCTGTGATGCTTCATCCGAGTCCTCCAATCGCAATTCAAATTGCAGCAGCGAAGATAATGTGGTCGCAGGAGCTGCCTGTTCCAATTTTGTTAGTGGCCCAACTGACAAGGATCAGCAAGAAGTGTGTGGCTGGAGCTCAGACTATTCGAATAGCGAAGATGAGATATCATTGATTGAGGACAATAGCACCCCG